GCGTCGGGATTGGCTCCCGATCCCCGTCGGCGTAGGGCCAGCCGACCAAGCAGGGGGTCGGTCGAGCGGCGGCTGTTGTCGAAGCGGCACCGGTCTCAGCTGAAGCAGCGTCGCCGACCGCCGCCGGAGGAGTGACGCGAGTCGGGCTTGTTGCGGGTGGGTACTCACGAGCCAGCCCAGCGGCGGAGCTACATTGACAGGCGTCGATGTAGGGTGTTGGATCGACATCGACGGTCGTCGATACGATCGTGAGTTCAGCGGACGCGCGCGCCTGAAGCGCGCGATGGGAAGGCGGATCGAATGACTGAAACTGCGTGTTGCCCGGCAGTCGAAGCGGTGACCTCGGTGCCGGACTGTTGCCCGGCGGCCGAGGCGGTGAGCTCGGGGCCGGACTGTTGCCCCCAGGGGCCAGCGTGTTGCCCCCAGGGCCTTGGCAAGCCGTTGAGCAGGGACTGCGCCGAATCCCTGGCGGCGTTGTTCCGCGCGATCGCCGATCCGGCCAGGCTGCAGTTGCTGGCGCTGATCGGCGCGAGCGAGAAGGGCGAGGTCTGCGCGTGCGACCTCATCGAGCCGGTGGGTCTTTCGCAGTCCACTGTGAGCCATCACCTGAAGATCCTGGTTGATGCCGGACTGCTTCATCGCGAATCCCGGGGAACGTGGGCCTGGTACTCGCTGGCCCAGGACAGGCTGTGTGAGCTGGCGGCGTGCCTGTGGGGCGCGGGCAGTTCCAGAGCGGGGACCGAGCGATAGGCGTCAATGAAAGGCTCTTGTGACATGTCTGTGGGTTGGAGAAGCAGCGCACTCGGGCGGGGGCGGCAGAGTGCCATTGAAGGATCTGGGTGTCCATTTTGTCCGGTTCCTGGACAGCATCGACCCGTTGTGGTCGCTAAGAACGCGGATTCCGGGCCGGTAGCGACCATTACGGGCAGATTCCGGGGCGCGGCGTGCCTGTGGGGCGCGGGCAGTTCCAGAGCGGGGACCGAGCGATAGGCGTCAATGAACTTGGGGTAACCCCCCAGGCAGTCCGCGACCTGAATGGAGACACGCGCCGTTGAAACCCTCAGTCCTGTTCGTCTGCATACACAATGCCGGGCGCTCTCAGATGGCGGCCGCGTATCTAACGCATCTGGCCGGCGACCGGATAGAGGTCCGCTCCGCCGGTTCCGCGCCTGCCGAAAGCGTCAACCCGGCGGTCGTCGAAGCGATGCTGGAAGAGGGGATCGACATCTCGGCGGAGATTCCGAAGGTCCTCACCACCGACGCCGTGCGCGAGTCCGACGTTGTGATCACGATGGGCTGCGGCGACGTGTGCCCTGTCTTCCCGGGCAAGCGGTACGAAGACTGGGTTCTGGAAGACCCCGCTGGTAGAGGCGTCGCGGCGGTGCGGCCCATCAGGGACCAGATCCGCGCCCGCATCACCGCGCTCATCGACCAGATCGTGACGAACACCAAATGAGCCAGAACCCCGCGGCCACGTCGGCCGCTGACGTAGACGAGCACGAAGTTCTCGCCAGGCTATCCCTGCTGAACAGATTCCTGCCCGTATGGATTCTGGCGGCGATGGCCGGAGGATTGTTACTGGGGCGGCTAGTGCCAGCTACGCAGGGCGTGCTCGACTCAGTCTCGATCGGCCAGACTTCACTACCAATCGCGTTCGGCCTGCTGCTGATGATGTACCCGGTGCTCGCAAAGGTCCGCTACGAGCGCATGGGGGACTTGACCAGAGACCGGCGGATGTTCGTGCTTTCGCTGGTGCTCAACTGGGTCATCGGGCCCGCTTTGATGTTCACGCTGGCCTGGGTGTTCCTCGCTGACCAGCCCGCGTTCCGCACCGGGGTGATCGTGATCGGCCTTGCGCGCTGCATCGCGATGGTGCTGATCTGGAACGAACTCGCGGGCGGTGACAGGGAAGCCGGCGCGTTACTCGTCGCGATCAACTCGCTGTTCCAGATCCTGGCGTACTCGCTCCTGGGCACTTTCTACCTGCGAATCTTGCCCGACTGGTTGGGCCTGCCGACTCAGGACGTGCAGTTCTCGATGTGGGAGATCACTCAGGCGGTTCTGATCTTCCTGGGGATCCCGCTGCTGGCCGGATACCTCACACGGCGCATCGGCATCCGGACCGTGGGGGTGCGCGCGTACGAAGCAAGGTTCCTGCCCCGCATCGGGCCTTTCGCCCTTTACGGACTGCTGTTCACGATCGTCGTGATGTTCGCGCTTCAGGGCGACGCCATCACCAGCGAGCCGGTTGCTGTGGCCAGGATCGCGATCCCGTTGCTGGTGTACTTCGCCGTGATGTGGGGCGTCTCCTTCGCTGCCGGTGCCCGCGCGGGACTTGGATATCCGAAGACCGCGACTGTCGCGTTCACTTCCGCGGGAAACAACTTCGAGTTGGCGATCGCGGTCAGCATCGGAGTCTGGGGAGTCACCTCTGGGCAGGCACTGGCGGGGGTCGTGGGGCCTCTGATCGAAGTGCCGGCACTGGTCGCGCTTGTGTACGTATCCCTGTGGCTGCGGCGGCGCTTCGTCGACGGCGGCTAAGGTCCTGGGCATCCAGCCGCGGCGCACGAGTGTCCCTGACTAGGGCGCGGCTACCACTTGGGGCGCAACGGCATCCCCGAGACGCCTCCTTCTGAGGTGCGAGTCGCCAGAACCTGGTGGAGTTGGATCACGTTGTGGACGAATCCCCAGCGCGACCCCGCCAGGTAGAGCCGCCAGACGCGCGCTTTCCTCAGGCCGATCTCGGCCACCGCCTCATCCCAGTGCTCGTCGAGATTCTCCGACCACTTCGCGAGAGTCATCGCGTAGTGGACCCTGAAGTTCTCCTCATGCTGCACTTCAAGAGACGCTCGCTCCATCTGGTCGACTAGATGGCCGGCATGCACGAGTTCCCCGTCGGGGAAGATATAGCGGTTGATGAAACCCCGCCGCTTCAGAGTCGCGGCGCCGGTGTCGGATCGGGTGATGCTGTGGTTCAGCAACCTCCCGCCATCCACGAGCTTGGAACGCAGGCTTTGGAAGTACGACGGGTAGTTGGGCTTGCCGATGTGCTCGGTCAGGCCGATCGACGAAACAACGTCGAATGAGGACTCCGGCACGTCTCGGTAGTCCCCGTGACGCACTTCCGCCAGGCCCGACAGACCCTCGTCCTGGAGCATGCGAGCGCCCCACTCCGCCTGCTGGCGCGACAAAGTCACGCCGATCGCCTTGACCCCGTAGTTAGCCGACGCGTGCCGGACCATCCCGCCCCAGCCGCACCCGACGTCAAGCAGGCGCATCCCGGGCTGAA
This is a stretch of genomic DNA from Candidatus Nanopelagicales bacterium. It encodes these proteins:
- a CDS encoding metalloregulator ArsR/SmtB family transcription factor encodes the protein MTETACCPAVEAVTSVPDCCPAAEAVSSGPDCCPQGPACCPQGLGKPLSRDCAESLAALFRAIADPARLQLLALIGASEKGEVCACDLIEPVGLSQSTVSHHLKILVDAGLLHRESRGTWAWYSLAQDRLCELAACLWGAGSSRAGTER
- a CDS encoding class I SAM-dependent methyltransferase; translated protein: MDLAEVFVKVLGDDIDIEFVAFDGSKTGRIGSDTRLEVKSPRAVSAIVAAPGQLGVARAYVNGDLDFTGDVYTAFERLAAAAAEHRLSWSDKARLAKQFAPAALRRRPPPPPEEVRLSGRRHGKRRDAAAISHHYDVSNTFYRWLLGPTMAYTCAVFPTADATLDEAQDEKFDLVCRKLDLQPGMRLLDVGCGWGGMVRHASANYGVKAIGVTLSRQQAEWGARMLQDEGLSGLAEVRHGDYRDVPESSFDVVSSIGLTEHIGKPNYPSYFQSLRSKLVDGGRLLNHSITRSDTGAATLKRRGFINRYIFPDGELVHAGHLVDQMERASLEVQHEENFRVHYAMTLAKWSENLDEHWDEAVAEIGLRKARVWRLYLAGSRWGFVHNVIQLHQVLATRTSEGGVSGMPLRPKW
- the arsB gene encoding ACR3 family arsenite efflux transporter; this encodes MSQNPAATSAADVDEHEVLARLSLLNRFLPVWILAAMAGGLLLGRLVPATQGVLDSVSIGQTSLPIAFGLLLMMYPVLAKVRYERMGDLTRDRRMFVLSLVLNWVIGPALMFTLAWVFLADQPAFRTGVIVIGLARCIAMVLIWNELAGGDREAGALLVAINSLFQILAYSLLGTFYLRILPDWLGLPTQDVQFSMWEITQAVLIFLGIPLLAGYLTRRIGIRTVGVRAYEARFLPRIGPFALYGLLFTIVVMFALQGDAITSEPVAVARIAIPLLVYFAVMWGVSFAAGARAGLGYPKTATVAFTSAGNNFELAIAVSIGVWGVTSGQALAGVVGPLIEVPALVALVYVSLWLRRRFVDGG
- a CDS encoding arsenate reductase ArsC — translated: MKPSVLFVCIHNAGRSQMAAAYLTHLAGDRIEVRSAGSAPAESVNPAVVEAMLEEGIDISAEIPKVLTTDAVRESDVVITMGCGDVCPVFPGKRYEDWVLEDPAGRGVAAVRPIRDQIRARITALIDQIVTNTK